A genome region from Planifilum fulgidum includes the following:
- a CDS encoding ArsR/SmtB family transcription factor — translation MAAQEQSVLSPETVEEVSRLFKALADPTRIRILYLLSRGECSVTRVAEMLDLSQSAVSHQLSLLRTLRLVKYRREGHTFYYSCDDDHVIHMLLQTIRHVQHD, via the coding sequence GTGGCGGCCCAAGAGCAGAGCGTCCTGTCCCCGGAAACGGTGGAGGAAGTCTCAAGGCTGTTCAAAGCCTTGGCCGATCCGACGCGGATCCGGATTCTTTATCTGCTGTCCCGGGGGGAATGCTCGGTGACCCGGGTGGCGGAGATGCTGGATTTGTCCCAGTCCGCCGTTTCCCACCAATTGTCCCTGCTGCGCACCCTGCGGCTCGTGAAATACCGCCGGGAGGGGCACACCTTTTATTACTCCTGCGATGATGATCATGTCATCCATATGCTGCTCCAGACCATCCGGCACGTCCAGCACGACTAG
- a CDS encoding VOC family protein — translation MVCLKFTHVRLLVKNYEECFRFYRDVLGFEVGWGDEKSMYADFKTGEGAVIALFARTHMAKAIGTDNLPLDSDSMDKLCLIFRVESVDEQYQSLKEKGVQFIDEPHDRKDWGIRVAHFRDPDGHLIEINEPIQFEPSS, via the coding sequence GTGGTTTGTCTGAAATTTACGCATGTCCGCCTGCTGGTGAAAAATTATGAGGAGTGTTTTCGGTTTTATCGCGATGTACTCGGTTTTGAAGTGGGTTGGGGAGACGAGAAGTCGATGTACGCCGATTTCAAAACGGGCGAAGGGGCCGTCATCGCCCTGTTTGCCCGCACCCACATGGCGAAAGCGATCGGCACCGACAATTTGCCCCTCGATTCCGATTCGATGGACAAGCTGTGCCTGATTTTTCGCGTCGAAAGCGTGGACGAACAATATCAATCCCTTAAGGAAAAGGGAGTGCAGTTCATTGACGAACCGCACGACCGGAAAGACTGGGGGATTCGGGTCGCCCATTTCAGAGATCCGGACGGCCATCTCATCGAAATCAACGAACCCATTCAATTTGAACCGTCATCATAG
- a CDS encoding cation diffusion facilitator family transporter — MHHHHHHHGHGHLEARHRREENKKGLVIALSITVGIMLLEFFGGLITNSLALLSDAGHMLSDAGSLALSLAAMWFALKPPSPRKTYGFYRFEILAALFNGATLFIIAGFIVWEAVERFLEPPRVAGEAMVAIAAVGLLANLASAWFLVHKGDVEGNVNLRSAYLHVIGDALGSAGAIIGGIAMLLFSWYWADPLVSVLVALLILKSAWGILNQATHILMEGTPATIDHEEVGRTLRSIPGVRDVHDLHIWTITSGLDSLSCHLLIEDDCDCQTILQEAIRRIEEKFQIRHTTIQVEKSQLQHPEMEV; from the coding sequence ATGCATCATCACCACCATCATCACGGACACGGCCACCTTGAGGCCCGCCACCGGCGGGAGGAGAACAAAAAGGGACTGGTCATCGCCCTGAGCATCACCGTCGGAATCATGCTTTTGGAGTTTTTCGGGGGATTGATCACCAACAGCCTGGCGCTGCTGTCGGATGCCGGACACATGCTGAGCGACGCCGGGTCCCTCGCCCTGAGCCTGGCGGCCATGTGGTTCGCCCTCAAACCCCCTTCACCCCGAAAAACATACGGCTTTTACCGTTTTGAGATACTCGCCGCCCTCTTCAACGGCGCGACGCTGTTCATCATTGCGGGATTCATCGTGTGGGAGGCCGTCGAGCGGTTTCTGGAACCGCCCCGGGTGGCCGGCGAAGCGATGGTGGCCATCGCCGCCGTCGGCCTTCTGGCCAATCTGGCCAGCGCCTGGTTCCTCGTGCACAAGGGGGACGTAGAGGGGAATGTGAATCTGCGGAGCGCATACCTCCATGTGATCGGAGATGCCCTGGGGTCGGCGGGGGCGATCATCGGAGGAATTGCGATGCTCCTGTTTTCCTGGTATTGGGCGGATCCCCTCGTCAGCGTACTGGTGGCGCTGCTGATCCTGAAAAGCGCATGGGGCATCCTCAACCAGGCCACGCACATCCTGATGGAAGGAACTCCGGCGACGATCGATCATGAAGAAGTGGGAAGGACGCTTCGATCGATTCCGGGGGTGCGGGATGTGCACGATTTGCACATTTGGACAATCACCTCCGGGCTGGATTCGCTGAGCTGCCACCTGCTGATCGAAGACGATTGCGACTGCCAGACGATCCTACAGGAGGCGATCCGCCGCATCGAGGAGAAGTTCCAGATCCGGCACACGACGATCCAGGTGGAGAAGTCCCAGCTCCAGCATCCGGAGATGGAGGTGTGA
- a CDS encoding murein hydrolase activator EnvC family protein, producing the protein MKRTWLTILLVFSLALITTPLPDGWVWADNKVEKAKEELKNIRKDKKDVQEKLEKVKKDIEKQKKTLNELEKDLYDTEKKIDKIEKELDLLKDQLGKREELFKNRIRRMYQRGEMGYMTALLEADSFREFLDKFEALRLLVKQDHSVLEGYFKTKEKFESEKRKLTALQEEQKEKRDKVKKKYDKLASTMKKHEKELAKLEHEEELKEAEIQRITYLTSNTGNFAYGGGPLAWPANSRRINSPYGPRGGRYHYGIDIDGNLGDPIYAAASGIVKESRPASGYGWVIVIDHGSGLTTVYGHMYSSTVLVSTGQRVSKGQRIASIGNNGRSTGPHLHFEVRKNGSPQNPMNYY; encoded by the coding sequence ATGAAGCGGACGTGGTTGACCATCCTGCTTGTTTTCAGCCTGGCACTGATCACCACCCCTCTGCCCGACGGCTGGGTATGGGCTGACAACAAGGTGGAAAAGGCGAAAGAGGAATTGAAGAATATCCGGAAGGATAAAAAGGATGTTCAAGAAAAACTGGAAAAAGTGAAAAAGGACATCGAAAAGCAGAAAAAGACATTGAACGAGCTGGAGAAGGACCTGTACGACACCGAGAAAAAGATCGACAAGATCGAAAAGGAATTGGACCTTCTGAAGGATCAGCTCGGGAAGCGGGAGGAGCTCTTCAAAAACCGGATTCGCCGGATGTACCAGAGGGGTGAAATGGGGTACATGACGGCGCTTCTGGAGGCCGATTCCTTCCGGGAGTTCCTCGACAAGTTCGAGGCCCTGCGCCTCTTGGTGAAACAGGATCACTCGGTGCTGGAGGGCTACTTCAAAACCAAGGAAAAATTCGAGAGCGAGAAGCGGAAGCTGACGGCGCTGCAGGAGGAACAGAAAGAGAAGCGCGATAAAGTGAAGAAGAAATACGACAAACTGGCCAGCACGATGAAGAAACACGAGAAGGAGCTGGCCAAGCTGGAGCACGAGGAAGAGCTGAAGGAAGCGGAGATCCAACGCATCACCTACCTCACCTCCAATACGGGCAACTTCGCCTATGGCGGGGGGCCCTTGGCATGGCCCGCCAACAGCCGGAGGATCAACTCCCCCTACGGACCTCGGGGTGGCAGATATCACTACGGGATTGACATCGACGGAAACCTGGGCGACCCGATCTACGCCGCCGCATCCGGAATCGTCAAGGAAAGCCGCCCCGCCAGCGGCTATGGCTGGGTGATCGTCATCGACCACGGCAGCGGATTGACCACCGTCTACGGCCACATGTACAGCAGCACCGTCCTGGTGTCGACCGGCCAACGCGTCAGCAAGGGACAGCGCATCGCCTCCATCGGAAACAACGGACGATCCACCGGTCCCCACCTGCATTTCGAAGTGCGCAAAAACGGCAGCCCGCAAAATCCGATGAACTACTACTGA
- a CDS encoding murein hydrolase activator EnvC family protein, whose amino-acid sequence MKQVFTVILAVCLTITTAGLVHANEKDRVKQELEKIQEDKSSIKKDLDKLDEDIKNNRDAIRKAEKEMIRIDKEIAVIEENMEEIKKEEEKYKKIFKNRIRKLYQQGEVGYMVSLLESKSFGEFLARFESIRLIAKRDHSLFDSYARLREKKEKQVKQLQALRKEQEKVAADAEKAYKEMLQAVKEKKGELAELESLESIKEAEIRRINLRLIQNNQLSFPYEGGPLSWPSASKRVTSTFGMRSHPVRGGYRMHSGIDIGGSYNTPIYAAASGVVVESRSSVGYGWIIVIYHGNKDGTPLYTWYAHSYPHQVRVQPGDEVKRGQHISGIGSYGMSTGNHLHFEVRIGKNGQAVNPMSYLKK is encoded by the coding sequence ATGAAGCAGGTATTCACGGTGATCCTCGCCGTTTGTCTCACGATCACGACGGCGGGTCTGGTGCACGCCAACGAGAAGGATCGGGTGAAACAAGAGCTGGAAAAAATCCAGGAGGACAAAAGCTCCATCAAGAAGGATCTGGACAAGCTGGACGAAGACATCAAAAATAACCGGGATGCGATTCGAAAAGCGGAAAAGGAAATGATCCGGATCGACAAGGAAATCGCCGTGATCGAAGAAAACATGGAAGAGATAAAGAAGGAAGAGGAAAAGTACAAGAAAATTTTCAAAAACCGGATCCGCAAGCTGTACCAGCAGGGCGAAGTCGGTTACATGGTTTCCTTGCTGGAATCCAAATCCTTCGGGGAGTTTCTCGCCCGTTTCGAATCGATCCGGCTGATCGCCAAACGGGACCACAGCCTGTTTGACAGTTACGCGCGTCTGCGCGAGAAAAAGGAAAAACAGGTGAAACAGCTGCAGGCCCTTCGCAAGGAACAGGAAAAAGTCGCGGCCGATGCGGAAAAGGCCTATAAAGAGATGCTCCAAGCCGTGAAGGAGAAAAAGGGAGAGCTCGCCGAACTGGAAAGCCTGGAGTCCATCAAGGAGGCGGAGATTCGGCGCATCAACTTGAGGCTGATCCAAAATAACCAGCTGTCTTTCCCCTATGAGGGCGGTCCGCTGTCATGGCCGTCTGCCAGCAAACGGGTGACTTCCACTTTCGGGATGAGATCCCATCCGGTGAGAGGCGGATACCGAATGCACTCCGGCATCGATATCGGGGGGAGCTACAACACCCCGATTTACGCCGCCGCCTCCGGCGTGGTGGTGGAAAGCCGTTCGAGCGTGGGTTACGGCTGGATCATCGTCATCTATCACGGAAACAAGGACGGAACGCCCCTGTATACTTGGTATGCCCACAGCTATCCGCACCAGGTGCGCGTCCAGCCTGGGGACGAGGTGAAGCGGGGACAACATATTTCGGGAATCGGAAGCTACGGCATGTCCACGGGAAATCACCTGCATTTTGAAGTGCGGATCGGCAAAAACGGTCAAGCGGTCAATCCGATGTCGTATCTCAAAAAGTAA
- a CDS encoding S41 family peptidase has protein sequence MYIRGRTVALLIVFSVLCSSLLTAAAFGASDSIASILPVSIPASKQGDGLEDGLQKLQRAYRMIKQEYIRDVDDQKLIDGAISGMVEALDDPYSVYMDPETAKQFHSTLESSFEGIGAEVTMKNGRVTIVAPFKGSPAEKAGLRPEDQVIKVNGVSLEGMSLNEAVMKIRGPKGTKAKLEVVRPGHSEILHITVIRDEIPIETVDAQMLKDGIGKIEISQFAEDTAKDFAEALEELEGRGMKGLIIDLRGNPGGLLPAVLEIAEDLIPGEKPIMFTEDKRGHRVEYKSKRKEPKPYPIVVLIDKGSASASEILAAALKESGGYTLVGQTTFGKGTVQTAKDFNDGSNLKLTMAKWLTPKGNWIDQKGGTKGLKPDVTAKPPAYARATPPMPEKPLKRDMASAEVRNLQLILEGMGYPPGRTDGYFSEQTELAVKAFQKTNKLPVTGQLDQKTALKLQEEFLELLRDPESDIQLQVAIDVLKKQMK, from the coding sequence ATGTATATCCGCGGTCGCACGGTGGCGCTTCTCATCGTCTTCTCCGTTTTGTGCAGCAGCTTGCTGACGGCTGCGGCGTTCGGCGCGAGCGATTCGATCGCATCGATCCTTCCCGTAAGCATTCCGGCCTCCAAACAGGGGGACGGTCTGGAGGATGGCCTGCAAAAGTTGCAGCGGGCGTACAGGATGATCAAGCAGGAATACATCCGGGACGTAGATGACCAAAAATTGATCGACGGGGCGATCAGCGGGATGGTGGAAGCCCTGGATGATCCCTATTCCGTCTACATGGATCCCGAGACGGCAAAGCAGTTTCACTCCACCCTCGAATCTTCCTTTGAGGGGATCGGGGCGGAGGTGACGATGAAGAACGGGCGGGTCACCATCGTGGCCCCCTTCAAGGGATCTCCGGCCGAAAAGGCGGGCCTTCGTCCGGAAGACCAGGTGATCAAGGTGAACGGCGTCAGCCTGGAGGGGATGAGCCTCAATGAAGCGGTGATGAAAATCCGCGGCCCCAAGGGAACGAAGGCGAAGCTGGAAGTGGTCCGGCCGGGCCATTCGGAGATACTGCACATCACGGTGATCCGCGATGAGATCCCGATTGAAACTGTCGATGCGCAGATGCTGAAGGACGGCATCGGAAAAATTGAGATCAGCCAGTTTGCGGAGGATACGGCCAAAGACTTCGCCGAAGCCCTGGAGGAGTTGGAAGGCCGGGGGATGAAGGGTCTGATCATCGATCTGCGGGGCAATCCGGGCGGTTTGTTGCCGGCGGTGTTGGAAATCGCCGAAGATCTGATTCCCGGCGAGAAGCCGATCATGTTCACCGAGGACAAACGGGGCCATCGGGTGGAGTACAAGTCGAAGCGGAAGGAGCCGAAGCCCTATCCCATCGTTGTGCTGATCGACAAGGGAAGCGCCAGCGCCTCGGAAATTCTGGCCGCCGCGCTGAAGGAGTCGGGGGGATACACCCTCGTCGGCCAAACCACCTTCGGGAAAGGGACGGTGCAGACCGCGAAAGATTTCAACGACGGCAGCAACCTGAAGCTGACCATGGCCAAATGGCTCACGCCCAAGGGGAACTGGATCGACCAGAAGGGGGGAACCAAGGGACTCAAACCCGATGTGACCGCCAAACCCCCGGCTTATGCCCGCGCCACCCCGCCGATGCCGGAAAAACCCCTGAAGCGGGACATGGCCTCCGCCGAGGTGCGGAATCTGCAACTGATCCTGGAGGGCATGGGCTATCCCCCGGGCCGAACCGACGGATATTTCAGCGAACAGACGGAACTGGCCGTCAAGGCATTCCAGAAAACCAACAAACTTCCGGTGACCGGGCAATTGGATCAAAAAACCGCGCTGAAGCTGCAGGAAGAGTTTCTGGAGTTGCTGCGCGACCCCGAGAGCGACATTCAGCTCCAGGTGGCCATCGATGTGTTGAAGAAACAAATGAAGTGA
- a CDS encoding undecaprenyl-diphosphate phosphatase translates to MEFWTEILKFLFLGLLQGFTEPIPVSSSGHLMLAQHFLGVSVEGHKQLAFAVLVNFASLLAVLLIYRQDLHRLATRTLRYLKERNPGDEGEARFVLYIVVGTIPAAVLGLLFNDLIESWLTGVTVVGITLIITGCALWVIRNLKGKKMDGDLRLGDALIVGFAQALALIPGISRSGATIVAGMLRGMNQETALRYSFMLYIPVSLGGIVLEGDDILHAVTDGKTLLLYIVAFIATFATSYFALKWFMNVMRHGNLKVFYIYCFIVGSLVVLFG, encoded by the coding sequence GTGGAGTTTTGGACGGAGATCCTCAAGTTTTTGTTTCTCGGATTGTTGCAAGGTTTCACCGAACCCATCCCCGTCTCTTCGAGCGGACACCTGATGCTCGCCCAGCACTTTCTGGGCGTTTCCGTCGAGGGGCACAAGCAGTTGGCCTTCGCCGTGCTGGTCAATTTTGCTTCCCTTTTGGCCGTGCTGTTGATCTACCGGCAGGATTTGCACCGCCTCGCCACCCGAACCCTCCGCTACCTCAAGGAGCGGAACCCCGGCGATGAAGGGGAGGCCCGGTTTGTCCTGTACATCGTGGTGGGTACGATTCCCGCGGCGGTGCTCGGCCTTCTGTTCAACGATCTGATCGAATCCTGGCTGACCGGCGTGACCGTCGTCGGGATCACCCTGATTATCACGGGATGCGCCCTGTGGGTGATCCGCAACCTGAAGGGAAAGAAGATGGACGGCGATCTGCGATTGGGCGACGCCCTGATCGTCGGCTTTGCGCAGGCTCTCGCCCTGATCCCGGGAATCAGCCGTTCCGGAGCCACGATCGTGGCCGGCATGCTGCGGGGAATGAACCAGGAAACCGCCCTCCGCTACTCGTTCATGCTTTACATCCCCGTCAGTCTGGGAGGTATCGTGTTGGAGGGGGATGACATCCTCCACGCGGTCACCGACGGAAAAACGCTTCTGCTCTACATCGTCGCCTTCATCGCCACCTTTGCCACCAGTTATTTTGCGCTGAAGTGGTTCATGAATGTGATGAGGCACGGCAATCTCAAGGTATTCTATATTTACTGCTTCATCGTGGGTTCCCTCGTCGTTCTCTTCGGTTGA